From one Melioribacteraceae bacterium genomic stretch:
- a CDS encoding DUF4136 domain-containing protein: MSRSILFLFIILLFTSCSTITVNSDYDSAFNFTEYTSYKIIKTLPQRPNGVAMPSLTFNLVREAIESELTKSGVGKNEHRADFGITWHTALNDNVYENVESLKDWNDYFDSAEEGMLIIDFVDINTNQIVWRGWSKNVLTSENLEEKIKESVRKILSLYPPKEMMGIRN; encoded by the coding sequence ATGTCTCGATCGATTCTGTTTTTGTTTATCATTTTACTCTTTACTTCGTGTTCGACAATAACTGTAAATTCAGATTATGATAGCGCTTTCAATTTTACAGAGTATACTTCATATAAAATCATCAAGACACTTCCCCAAAGACCCAACGGCGTCGCCATGCCGTCACTTACGTTTAACTTAGTTAGAGAAGCAATAGAAAGCGAGTTGACAAAAAGTGGTGTCGGAAAAAACGAACACCGCGCTGATTTTGGCATAACTTGGCATACTGCATTGAACGATAATGTTTATGAAAACGTTGAGAGTCTCAAGGATTGGAACGATTATTTTGACTCAGCTGAAGAGGGAATGTTGATTATAGATTTTGTAGATATTAATACCAACCAGATTGTTTGGCGCGGTTGGAGTAAAAACGTTTTAACTTCGGAAAATCTCGAAGAGAAAATTAAAGAAAGCGTTCGTAAAATATTATCGCTTTATCCGCCAAAAGAAATGATGGGAATAAGAAATTAA
- a CDS encoding carboxypeptidase-like regulatory domain-containing protein produces the protein MFARVVFLTLFVVAFIGCSEESSTEVSKSSIFGRVTFLDGSSAGNAQIRLIVTESNQNKFTNTDQNGNYRFDDLAGGNYEIGFTSLSYDINSYRSEEISLSGNNVEHNFNITYNMLDELKVLVVNDSLFFIQFQPEGARIGNNTTAVSKLLGYYRPNAETNITLECDVYEVPNDVVWEESTWLTPKYVRENFVHSMSLTETASNFNYSVEISGENIARIVSNPSNGFVFIKKSNDDKILKVPCVDFNNNDFGFRIQYN, from the coding sequence ATGTTTGCAAGAGTAGTTTTTCTTACTTTGTTTGTTGTTGCGTTTATTGGATGCAGCGAAGAATCAAGCACAGAAGTCAGCAAGTCATCTATCTTTGGAAGAGTAACTTTCCTTGACGGAAGTTCTGCGGGAAATGCTCAGATAAGACTTATTGTTACAGAGAGCAATCAAAATAAATTTACCAATACCGATCAGAATGGGAATTATAGATTTGACGATCTTGCTGGTGGTAATTATGAAATTGGCTTCACAAGCTTGTCATACGACATAAACTCGTATCGTTCTGAAGAAATTTCACTTTCCGGCAATAATGTTGAACACAATTTTAATATCACTTACAACATGCTTGATGAACTTAAGGTTTTGGTTGTAAACGACAGTTTGTTTTTTATTCAATTTCAACCTGAAGGAGCAAGAATAGGAAACAACACAACGGCAGTAAGTAAATTGTTAGGATATTATAGACCAAACGCCGAAACTAATATTACCCTTGAATGCGATGTTTATGAAGTTCCGAATGATGTCGTCTGGGAAGAATCAACATGGCTTACACCGAAATATGTTAGAGAAAATTTTGTGCACTCCATGAGTTTGACAGAGACAGCCAGCAATTTTAATTACAGTGTTGAAATTAGCGGTGAAAATATAGCAAGGATTGTGTCTAATCCTTCAAATGGTTTTGTGTTTATAAAAAAATCCAACGATGATAAAATTTTAAAAGTACCATGTGTGGATTTCAATAACAATGATTTTGGATTTAGAATACAATACAACTAG
- a CDS encoding DUF3237 family protein translates to METITKSLDINSAVKHLFDEEISLTEITEFGVSWEDLISGNVVLPPQGTRFNIAFEGKVFGEKINGDIKGVDYLYVRSDGKFELNIQASILTDDGVMIHIQESGVSNPNPDGTAKLNLNLSFLTNSQEYNWLNQKQIWAVGIVDMVQGNVSMKCYTN, encoded by the coding sequence ATGGAAACAATCACTAAATCACTCGATATAAATTCTGCGGTAAAACATCTATTTGACGAAGAAATAAGTCTTACAGAAATAACCGAATTTGGTGTAAGCTGGGAAGATTTAATTTCAGGCAACGTTGTTTTGCCTCCGCAAGGAACTAGATTTAATATTGCCTTTGAAGGAAAGGTCTTTGGCGAAAAAATTAACGGAGACATCAAAGGCGTTGATTACCTTTATGTTAGAAGCGACGGCAAGTTTGAATTGAATATTCAAGCGTCGATTTTAACAGATGATGGTGTGATGATTCACATTCAAGAGTCCGGAGTTTCAAATCCAAATCCCGACGGAACCGCTAAGTTAAATCTGAATTTAAGTTTTTTAACAAATTCACAGGAATATAATTGGCTCAATCAAAAACAAATTTGGGCGGTGGGTATTGTTGATATGGTTCAAGGAAATGTTTCAATGAAGTGTTACACGAATTAA
- a CDS encoding heme-binding domain-containing protein, translating to MKSKLWFKILIVLLALIVLIQFYPYGRDHDNPPVTYIVEWDSPQTKETFYNACADCHSNETKWPWYSNIAPASWLIQSDVEKGRRHFNVSIAEGMKNAVEAYEEVERDKMPLPIYLPLHPEAKLDNDQKQKFIAGLKATFNREDNLKE from the coding sequence ATGAAATCAAAACTTTGGTTTAAAATATTAATTGTACTGCTCGCACTTATTGTGCTTATACAATTTTATCCATATGGAAGAGATCACGATAATCCGCCAGTTACATATATTGTTGAGTGGGACAGTCCACAAACAAAAGAAACCTTTTATAATGCATGTGCCGATTGCCACAGCAACGAAACAAAATGGCCTTGGTACAGCAACATTGCACCGGCTTCTTGGTTAATTCAAAGTGATGTTGAAAAAGGAAGAAGACACTTTAACGTTTCAATAGCCGAGGGTATGAAAAATGCAGTCGAAGCATACGAAGAAGTTGAAAGAGATAAAATGCCATTACCGATTTATCTTCCGCTTCATCCTGAAGCAAAGTTAGATAATGATCAAAAACAGAAATTTATTGCAGGATTGAAAGCTACTTTCAACAGAGAAGATAATTTGAAAGAATAA
- a CDS encoding nuclear transport factor 2 family protein, which yields MNDSPKEILKQWVKHFNNADVELLISLYADDAVNHQVANEPVKGKAAIKEMFENEFAQAKMTCIVENIFEDGEWAILEWKDPLGLKGCGFFHIVNGKIIFQRGYWDKLSFLKMHNLPIE from the coding sequence ATGAACGATTCACCAAAAGAAATATTAAAACAGTGGGTTAAGCACTTCAACAATGCTGATGTTGAATTACTTATAAGTTTATATGCCGATGATGCCGTAAATCATCAAGTGGCAAATGAACCAGTAAAAGGTAAGGCGGCAATTAAGGAAATGTTCGAAAACGAATTTGCTCAAGCAAAGATGACTTGCATTGTTGAGAATATATTTGAAGATGGTGAGTGGGCAATATTGGAATGGAAAGATCCGCTCGGTTTAAAAGGCTGCGGATTCTTTCATATCGTTAACGGAAAAATAATTTTTCAAAGAGGTTACTGGGATAAACTTTCTTTTTTAAAGATGCATAATTTACCGATAGAGTAA